The genomic interval GACTGACGGATATCCCGGATGATTTCCTGGATACAGTGCTCTCTGCCACACCAGTGGCGCTGTTGGAAAGCGTGCCACATGCGGACATGATTGATTGTCTGCAACAGTTCAATGAAGCCAACATTGCCATTCAGGCCGACCTGATCACTTTTCAGATGTTGCAACTGAACATCATCAAAGCACCAATGCTGAAGAGAGTGAACGAACTGCTGGCCAGCTTCGACATTCCACCGGTTAATGGTCCTTTGCCACAGCATATTGCCACCCCGCTGCCGGAAATTCAGGCCAGGGTCATTCAAAACGCCATGGATCAGTTGGGCATCGTTAGCGAGTTAAACCGATAATGCGAAATCAACCCTCATCAGCCACTGACAGTGCCGTTCATGTCCTGCATCTCTCCATTGCAGAACATGGAAAATTGCTGGCGCTCAAACATCAGCACAAAGACGCACTACGACATTATCAGGAAGCCATTCGCATGGCGGTTTCGATTCGTGCTCCGGAAATATTTTTTCGCCACTACACCCAGTGCGTGCTCGAAAGTCTGGAAAAAACCGAGTCATATCAGGAAGTCATTGAATTCTGTCGCAATGCCGACCAGCACTATCAACGGATCAGCGCCAAAATTCCGCTGCACAAAAAAGATCACGCATCCGTGCTTGAACGCCAGGCCGTCAATGAACTGAAAGCCGGGGATGAAACATCCGCCCGCGTCAGCCTGCTACGCGCTCTGGAAATCGGCGGCAAAGGCGTATTGCCGCTCAGCGAGGAATTGTTGTCATGGTTACAGCGAAACCTGACAGTCAGTCTTTCACGGTTACAGGCGCTGCAGGAAAAACATCATTATTTTGTGGTCAGACGCGATCAGGTCAACCCACAAAAAGCCCGTTCACTGGAATCTCTCAAGCTGCCGAAAACGGCCCCCAGTGACGGCTTGATACTGAATGCCGGACGTTAGCAGACTCACCTGAACTCCAGGCCTGCCAACATACATTTCAAGAACACATCACGGAGGCTCTCATGGCGGAATACGATGGTTTATCCCCTGGACAGGTGCTGGCCGACGCCAGTGTCGCGGAATTCATAAAAAGCCTGGGACTTGGCATCGCCGAGGCACAAAAAGCACTGGACGAAAACTCCGTTCAGCAAATCGCGGAATTCATTGAACCCCGTGAAGGACTCGGAGGAAAAACACTGCTGGATCTGGGCTTGTCGCCAGCGTTCTATCACTACCAGCACGCCGATATCAGCTGTTCTCTGCAATTATCATTGAAAGTACAGAAGGACTTCAGTCTGGGCCTCAATATCAACGGCTCCATCAATGACAACAGCTCTAACTCCAGCAACAGCAGTGAAAGCGAAAGCAGTAGCGAGAGTGGTTCCTCCACTCGGACATCAACGCGCACTGCCAATATTGCCATCACCTCATCGTCCAGCGGCGCGCTGGTCGTGGGTGGACAAAACTTTCAACTCAGCGGCGCGTCACCGGCAGAGCGTATCCGTAATCTGCAAAATGCACTGACCACCAACAGCGCCACCGGTATCGACCGGGTTCTGTATCAGCTGGACGGCTCGGAACTGACCATTACCACCGATGCCAGCGCCAGTGAAGTCAAAACCACGCCGCACACCGTTACCTTTCTCGGCGGCGGATTCGATGCCGGTATCATTCGTGTCGGCCAGACCACCGCAGTCGATTATCAACTGGATGATGATCCGTCAACCGTGACCGCATCCACTACCGCCCAAGGCGACCTCGCCACCCAGGCCACTCACGTGCGCGATCAGGTACAGGCCGTCGGTTATGACGCCATATCCGTGGCCCCGACTGCACCGGTTCACACCAGTCATTTTGAAACCGGTCGCCATGATGTGCCGGCCTCTGAATATCCCGCTCTGCGTAATCTGGCGCAGTCCATGGCCAGCATGGGATTCTCCGTCACCATTGAGGGTTTTGCCGATACTCAAATGTACGACGCCGGTGACCGCAGCCGCTCCGATACTCTCAACGTGCAACTGGGTAATAACCGCGCTAACGAAGTAAAATCAATTCTGATTGCCAACGGTGCTCCAGCCGCAAACATTACCATCACAACGTCCCAAGGCGTGCAGGCGGCGCGCGATGCCGGCGATACCGATGGCACCGACAACCCCAACTTTCGCAAGGCCGAAGTCAAAACCGTTGGCCGCAGCGAGTATTGGGTATTTGTCAAAGCGCGTTCCGGTGGCCCCAACCTGCAAAGTGTCAGCCCGGACAAAATCGGCGACACGGGTTCCGAGAACGGTTTTATCTACCTGTTCAAACCCACGCCGCTGAATCTGGCCGGCAAAAAAGTCACCATCGACGGTACCGACTTTCCTTTCCGTGGCGCTGCTGTGGCCGGCCATGCCGAACACGCTCCCGAAGCCTACGCGAAGAATCTGGCTGACGACATCAACGCCAACACCGCAGCTCACCTGCAGGGATCGGCAACGGCCAACGTCACCACCGTCAGCCGTGATGGCGACCCGTACCAGTTAACCCTGGTGACCCAGTCCAGTCGCAATATCAGCTTGTCCAGCACCGAAGGCATTACCGTTTCGGAACAGTTCTCCCGCTCCAGTTCTTCAAATATGACC from Gynuella sunshinyii YC6258 carries:
- a CDS encoding OmpA family protein, which produces MAEYDGLSPGQVLADASVAEFIKSLGLGIAEAQKALDENSVQQIAEFIEPREGLGGKTLLDLGLSPAFYHYQHADISCSLQLSLKVQKDFSLGLNINGSINDNSSNSSNSSESESSSESGSSTRTSTRTANIAITSSSSGALVVGGQNFQLSGASPAERIRNLQNALTTNSATGIDRVLYQLDGSELTITTDASASEVKTTPHTVTFLGGGFDAGIIRVGQTTAVDYQLDDDPSTVTASTTAQGDLATQATHVRDQVQAVGYDAISVAPTAPVHTSHFETGRHDVPASEYPALRNLAQSMASMGFSVTIEGFADTQMYDAGDRSRSDTLNVQLGNNRANEVKSILIANGAPAANITITTSQGVQAARDAGDTDGTDNPNFRKAEVKTVGRSEYWVFVKARSGGPNLQSVSPDKIGDTGSENGFIYLFKPTPLNLAGKKVTIDGTDFPFRGAAVAGHAEHAPEAYAKNLADDINANTAAHLQGSATANVTTVSRDGDPYQLTLVTQSSRNISLSSTEGITVSEQFSRSSSSNMTQQNSGNRAVAFGASLDVRYSRQFEMNVTGNSAISARLVSIPAPPEFLETIKNFLNDGSNN